One Actinosynnema pretiosum DNA segment encodes these proteins:
- a CDS encoding MCE family protein, translating into MRSRQRLAGLLFAVLLLGTCALSTAVYLGAFRGEAPVLLRTDRVGNQLQVGSEVKLLGVPIGRVRAVRATGDGAEIELGIDPEQVGLVPGNTTARLLPKTLFGERYVSLEAPARPSGALAAGDVIDQDRSGAAVELERVLADLMPTLQAVRPDKLSTALTSIATALRGRGEHLGDTVVELDEHLRAFAPDLPALTEDLGKLAGVAEVYAGAGDDLVSALADATTTSRTLARQRADLAALHRNLTTAADDLTGFVSANSGNLVALAGSARPSLELFAEHAPSYRCVLRAVDRLRPAVDQALGEGGDQPGLHGELVVVPGRAGREPGPRAPGHPCPQGPANPVAPGDVPGWAGLLLGTGAR; encoded by the coding sequence ATGCGGAGCAGGCAGCGCTTGGCGGGATTGCTCTTCGCGGTGCTGCTGCTCGGGACCTGCGCGCTTTCCACCGCCGTTTACCTGGGCGCCTTCCGGGGAGAGGCCCCGGTGCTGCTGCGCACCGACCGGGTCGGCAACCAGCTCCAGGTGGGCTCCGAGGTGAAGCTGCTCGGCGTGCCGATCGGGCGGGTGCGCGCGGTGCGGGCCACCGGGGACGGGGCCGAGATCGAGCTGGGGATCGACCCCGAGCAGGTCGGGCTGGTTCCGGGGAACACCACGGCGCGGCTGCTGCCGAAGACGCTGTTCGGCGAGCGGTACGTGAGCCTGGAGGCGCCCGCCCGGCCGAGCGGGGCGCTGGCGGCCGGGGACGTCATCGACCAGGACCGCAGCGGCGCGGCCGTGGAGCTGGAGCGGGTGCTGGCGGACCTGATGCCCACGTTGCAGGCGGTGCGGCCGGACAAGCTGTCGACCGCGCTCACCTCGATCGCCACAGCGCTGCGGGGGAGGGGGGAGCACCTCGGGGACACCGTGGTGGAGCTGGACGAGCACCTGCGGGCGTTCGCCCCGGACCTGCCCGCGCTCACCGAGGACCTGGGCAAGCTCGCCGGGGTGGCCGAGGTGTACGCGGGGGCGGGGGACGACCTGGTGTCCGCGCTGGCCGACGCCACCACGACCAGCCGCACCCTCGCCCGCCAGCGCGCGGACCTGGCGGCGCTGCACCGGAACCTGACCACGGCGGCCGACGACCTCACCGGGTTCGTCTCCGCCAACTCCGGCAACCTGGTGGCGCTCGCGGGCAGCGCCCGGCCCAGCCTGGAGCTGTTCGCCGAGCACGCCCCGAGCTACCGCTGCGTCCTGCGGGCCGTGGACCGGCTCCGGCCCGCCGTGGACCAGGCCCTGGGCGAGGGCGGCGACCAGCCCGGCCTGCACGGGGAGCTGGTGGTGGTGCCGGGACGGGCGGGGCGCGAGCCGGGGCCGCGCGCGCCGGGGCACCCCTGCCCGCAGGGGCCCGCGAACCCGGTCGCGCCCGGCGACGTGCCGGGCTGGGCGGGGCTGCTGCTCGG